A region of Deltaproteobacteria bacterium DNA encodes the following proteins:
- a CDS encoding SMC family ATPase gives MVPITLSVRNFLSYGDYNTTLDFRDFDIACLCGKNGHGKSALIDALTWALWGKCRVKNKEEVIKRGAPDAWVELEFESDGIRYRIIRSIVRKKSGSSSSIDLQIYDDASGSYKPLDQGSRAQSAIEKIMKMDHNSFICSSFILQGMADEFTKRTPAERKEVLSKILELDEYEKLTRRAREHAQESGIAASTLENEQNQLETEISRKESLETKLRESRKEEEKISGGISEFESLYGKLIAEHESVKAKLENLDKLKTEKKETEKNCENLEKELTHVTELVRKYSDIVSREEQIIRGFGEYEKVRGREKTLSEKQLAKSNLERELESVNILIAEKKAGIVQKISTLRTRIEEYQKIIVSTGETLKRESEIETGFRKLGELSTVERGLSERKEEVDRLVSRETEIRNKVGQKRIGLETKAQELDSRIKELVIKVGLSDKLRKEIQDLKSLLEECAGAERKVEQLYRELKNTGEEIKVLSTKRVEIEKRKAEEEKKLNVLCSDTVEAHCPLCESPLQQEAKSALIEKLRKAVVNFDARLEQIGEDVKKLQARDKEIRGNIDKAQTKTGVLPGLNKELGEKEQSLKDSLASSHELDETRTRLELVKNEIESGEYGKEYEKELEELNRRKSELDYDPDKHKEILNEVDSLRKFETEFEILKKDRIRRAEAERDIKKAQKELEPLNTTLKDGCFALKSRERAEEIRAELMKLGYDEKEHGELRVTLRKLEKFSEEKQTLEKTKLSLTHSENELNKLKASLNGDRIKLEKINKEISAMKIIESRSKEIRGEMSNVETRINLLKEQKNGILMEISRSESGLERIEELSARKKQVRYEIKNARHEFAVYQELAKAFGKKGVQALIIEHAVPEIEIEANKLLNRLTEGSMALSLEMVKPTQKGGEKETLEIYIGDSSGTRSYETFSGGEAFRIDFALRVAISKFIANRSGAQLRTLVIDEGFGTQDKDGLSHFVNVINSVKDDFDKILAITHVDELKERFPVRIEVTKEPGSGSRLEVIYA, from the coding sequence TTTGACATCGCCTGCCTTTGCGGCAAGAACGGGCACGGGAAGTCCGCGCTTATCGACGCGCTCACATGGGCTCTCTGGGGTAAATGCAGGGTCAAGAATAAAGAGGAAGTCATTAAACGCGGGGCTCCCGACGCGTGGGTAGAGCTCGAATTCGAATCCGACGGCATCAGGTACAGGATAATAAGGTCGATTGTCAGGAAAAAAAGCGGCTCTTCCTCTTCGATAGATCTTCAGATTTATGACGACGCCTCGGGGTCATACAAACCCCTCGATCAGGGCTCGAGAGCGCAGAGCGCCATAGAGAAAATAATGAAGATGGACCACAACTCATTCATATGCTCATCCTTTATACTTCAGGGCATGGCTGACGAATTCACCAAAAGGACGCCCGCGGAAAGAAAGGAGGTGCTGTCCAAAATTCTGGAGCTTGATGAATACGAGAAGCTCACCAGAAGGGCGAGGGAGCACGCGCAGGAATCCGGCATCGCCGCAAGCACTCTGGAGAACGAACAAAATCAGCTCGAAACCGAGATTTCAAGGAAAGAGAGCCTTGAAACAAAACTGAGAGAATCGAGGAAAGAAGAGGAAAAGATTTCAGGCGGCATCTCGGAGTTCGAGTCTTTGTACGGGAAACTGATTGCGGAGCATGAATCGGTAAAGGCAAAACTGGAAAACCTCGACAAACTGAAGACCGAGAAAAAAGAGACAGAAAAAAATTGTGAGAATCTGGAAAAGGAACTCACTCATGTTACGGAATTAGTAAGAAAATACAGTGATATTGTTTCAAGAGAGGAGCAAATAATCAGGGGATTCGGCGAATATGAAAAGGTAAGGGGCCGCGAGAAGACACTCAGCGAGAAACAGTTAGCCAAATCGAACCTCGAAAGAGAACTCGAGAGTGTAAACATTCTTATAGCGGAGAAAAAAGCCGGAATCGTACAGAAAATCAGCACACTCAGGACCAGAATCGAGGAGTATCAAAAAATAATCGTGAGCACCGGAGAGACCCTCAAAAGAGAAAGCGAGATCGAAACAGGGTTCCGAAAACTCGGCGAACTAAGCACGGTAGAAAGGGGCTTAAGCGAAAGAAAAGAGGAAGTCGATAGGCTCGTGTCCAGAGAGACCGAGATCAGGAACAAAGTCGGACAAAAAAGAATAGGGCTTGAGACAAAGGCGCAGGAGCTTGACTCAAGAATAAAAGAACTGGTTATTAAAGTCGGGCTGTCCGACAAGCTACGGAAAGAGATTCAGGATCTGAAATCACTTCTAGAGGAGTGCGCGGGCGCCGAGAGAAAAGTCGAACAACTATATCGGGAGCTTAAAAATACAGGCGAGGAAATCAAGGTTTTAAGTACAAAAAGGGTTGAGATCGAAAAGAGAAAAGCGGAAGAGGAAAAGAAGCTGAACGTGCTTTGTTCCGATACAGTTGAAGCCCATTGTCCGCTCTGTGAATCACCACTTCAGCAGGAAGCTAAGTCCGCTCTTATCGAAAAACTCCGGAAGGCAGTCGTAAATTTTGACGCCCGGCTAGAGCAGATCGGGGAAGATGTAAAGAAGCTTCAGGCAAGGGATAAGGAAATTAGAGGGAATATAGACAAAGCCCAAACAAAAACCGGGGTTCTCCCCGGGCTCAATAAAGAGCTTGGAGAAAAGGAACAAAGTCTCAAGGATTCACTGGCTTCATCCCACGAACTGGACGAAACAAGAACGAGACTCGAGTTGGTTAAAAACGAGATCGAAAGCGGCGAATACGGAAAAGAGTACGAGAAGGAATTAGAAGAACTTAACCGGAGGAAATCCGAATTAGATTACGACCCGGATAAACATAAGGAAATACTAAACGAAGTTGATTCTCTCAGGAAATTCGAGACTGAATTCGAGATTCTCAAAAAAGACCGGATAAGGAGAGCGGAAGCGGAAAGAGATATAAAAAAGGCGCAAAAAGAGCTCGAGCCCCTCAATACGACCTTAAAAGACGGGTGTTTCGCGCTAAAAAGCAGGGAGCGCGCCGAGGAAATCCGCGCTGAGTTAATGAAACTCGGCTACGATGAAAAAGAGCACGGGGAACTCAGGGTTACTCTCCGCAAGCTGGAAAAATTTTCCGAAGAAAAGCAAACGCTTGAGAAAACGAAGCTCAGCCTGACTCACAGTGAAAATGAACTGAATAAGCTAAAAGCAAGCCTCAACGGGGACAGAATAAAACTTGAAAAAATTAATAAAGAAATAAGTGCTATGAAAATCATAGAATCCCGGAGTAAAGAAATCAGGGGGGAAATGTCAAACGTCGAGACCAGAATTAACCTTCTTAAAGAACAGAAGAACGGGATACTTATGGAGATAAGCAGAAGCGAGAGCGGACTTGAAAGGATAGAGGAACTGTCGGCCAGAAAGAAACAGGTCAGATATGAAATAAAAAATGCCAGGCATGAATTCGCGGTTTATCAGGAACTCGCAAAAGCGTTTGGCAAAAAAGGCGTCCAGGCCCTGATAATAGAGCACGCGGTGCCCGAAATAGAAATTGAAGCGAACAAATTACTTAACAGGCTGACCGAGGGAAGCATGGCGCTTAGTCTGGAGATGGTTAAACCTACACAGAAAGGCGGAGAGAAAGAAACGCTTGAAATTTATATCGGCGACTCCTCCGGCACAAGGAGCTACGAAACATTCTCCGGAGGCGAGGCTTTCCGTATTGACTTTGCACTCAGGGTGGCTATCTCGAAATTTATAGCGAACCGCTCCGGCGCTCAATTAAGAACACTGGTAATAGACGAAGGATTCGGCACTCAGGATAAAGACGGGTTAAGTCACTTTGTTAATGTTATCAATTCCGTTAAAGACGACTTCGACAAGATACTGGCAATAACCCATGTGGATGAATTGAAGGAAAGATTCCCTGTGAGGATAGAAGTAACGAAGGAGCCCGGCTCAGGCTCCAGGCTGGAGGTTATATATGCCTGA